The following are from one region of the Sandaracinus amylolyticus genome:
- a CDS encoding OsmC family peroxiredoxin: MAVKRVANVRWTGDLAKGSGLVTAATSGAFRDQPVSWPARSGEAGGKTSPEELIAAAHASCFAMALSAQLAKNGTPGTSLDVSATVTFDKVGDGFAIVSSDLEVSGNVSGIDGAKFEELATAAKGGCPVSQALKNNVRIGLIAKLGSA, from the coding sequence ATGGCGGTGAAGAGAGTCGCGAACGTGCGCTGGACGGGGGACCTCGCGAAGGGAAGCGGTCTCGTCACCGCGGCCACGAGCGGAGCGTTCCGGGATCAACCCGTGAGCTGGCCGGCGCGCAGCGGCGAGGCGGGTGGCAAGACGAGCCCGGAGGAGCTGATCGCGGCGGCGCACGCGAGCTGCTTCGCGATGGCGCTCTCCGCGCAGCTCGCGAAGAACGGCACGCCGGGCACGAGCCTCGACGTCAGTGCGACCGTGACGTTCGACAAGGTCGGCGACGGGTTCGCGATCGTGTCGAGCGACCTCGAGGTGAGCGGGAACGTGAGCGGGATCGACGGCGCGAAGTTCGAGGAGCTCGCGACGGCGGCGAAGGGCGGCTGCCCGGTGTCGCAGGCGCTCAAGAACAACGTGCGGATCGGACTGATCGCGAAGCTCGGGTCGGCCTGA
- a CDS encoding vWA domain-containing protein: MLVPIAADNQSAILEWVDFSCSTCDETAVGENPELVAQGGTPLGGALRRARAYYAGGTSPLIGDAPGTCRPINVILLTDGEETCEGNAVSAATALRSTTVDGRTYDIRTYVIGFGVSPGNADIEGIATAGGTDAPGTRRGFYATDETSLALAFSQIIESSIRFETCNGSDDDCDTRVDEGFPLYCNRPTQPIANLCVDPGESLCNGVDDNCNGVVDEGRLNACGVCGAVPTEVCNLVDDDCDMVIDEGVCGGCIPSAEICDNVDNDCDTRIDEGISRACGTDVGECTAGTQTCAAGVWGACNDVRGTPETCDNQDDDCNGVIDGISRACGTDVGACQAGTELCTTGTWGSCVGAIGPSLETCNAIDDDCDTRTDEGNPGGGSTCGSSIGECRPGTLGCVGGSLTCTGGVQPGAETCDGQDDDCDGSIDEGVPSMGACGTSTGECDPGVMRCVSGAYACVGAIGSTAEVCNGLDDDCDGSTDESNPGGGASCGSSVGECGPGTLVCTGGALTCSGSTGPTSEICDGEDDDCDGATDEGVPTAGSCGSNVGECGPGVLSCVSGTYSCVGSRGPTSEVCNGRDDDCDSSTDENNPGGGASCGIDTGECSTGTLACTAGVLTCTGNIGPAAETCDGQDDDCDGATDESIPTMGACGESTGECDPGVLACTGGSFQCIGARGATTEVCNALDDDCDGRTDEGNPGGGASCGSTLGECRPGTLTCSAGTLTCTGGVTPMGETCDGEDDDCDGATDESIPSSGSCGSAVGECDTGALQCVGGTFTCVGDRGPADELCNGLDDDCDTRTDEGNPGGGASCGTDVGECTPGTSACVGGVLTCSGGTTGAAETCNTRDDDCDGLVDEGNPGGGARCGASDVGECDFGALACTGGTLVCVGETTGTGEICDGRDNDCDTHVDEDDPEGGAACGVDTGECNPGTTHCVSGALVCDGGRGPTAEVCNGLDDDCDGVEDEGIPVGAPCGSDVGECSPGVNICRDGALQCEGEIGPVAEICNLLDDDCNGSIDEGLGIGPACGTDEGVCMAGRMECVDGEEICVGEMPGSPEVCDCLDNDCNGSTDDPPAGGSLCPAGSTCTDCQCALPCVESEFGFRCPSGRFPQVSGETCFCVAERCNDTTCGAETIRDGAGDVLCAPDDPTVAPCVCRANACTNLCALSSCELPLVCDDRTGTCVEDSCVVLPCDEGEVCDRESDECVPDPCLSAECAADQACRDGTCETSCAHVECDAGDHCVHGACVPDQCEEIECGDEVCDPETGGCVPDACEGVTCRGSDECDPTSGDCVADPCERLHCPDGEICVDGECALEPRPGTDAGVIGPMDGGNGSPDAGDGGSGDGRTRVLAAGGGGCICAVHEQRAPGGLAWSVLAALGIAIVARRRRGAR; encoded by the coding sequence GTGCTCGTCCCGATCGCGGCCGACAACCAGTCTGCGATCCTCGAGTGGGTCGACTTCTCGTGCTCCACCTGCGACGAGACGGCGGTCGGCGAGAACCCCGAGCTCGTCGCCCAGGGCGGCACTCCGCTCGGCGGTGCGCTCCGCCGCGCCCGCGCCTACTACGCCGGTGGCACGAGCCCGCTGATCGGCGATGCCCCGGGCACCTGTCGCCCCATCAACGTCATCCTGCTCACCGACGGTGAAGAGACGTGCGAAGGCAACGCCGTGTCCGCCGCGACCGCGCTGCGCTCGACGACCGTCGACGGGCGCACCTACGACATCCGCACCTACGTGATCGGCTTCGGTGTCTCTCCCGGCAACGCCGACATCGAGGGCATCGCGACCGCGGGCGGCACCGATGCGCCCGGGACGCGGCGCGGCTTCTACGCCACCGACGAGACCAGCCTCGCGCTCGCGTTCTCGCAGATCATCGAGAGCTCGATTCGCTTCGAGACCTGCAATGGCAGCGACGACGACTGCGACACTCGGGTCGACGAGGGATTCCCCCTCTATTGCAATCGACCGACCCAGCCGATCGCCAATCTGTGTGTCGATCCCGGCGAGAGCCTCTGCAACGGAGTCGACGACAACTGCAATGGTGTGGTCGACGAAGGCCGGCTGAACGCGTGCGGCGTGTGCGGCGCGGTCCCGACCGAGGTGTGCAACCTCGTCGACGACGACTGCGACATGGTCATCGACGAAGGGGTCTGCGGCGGGTGCATCCCGAGCGCCGAGATCTGCGACAACGTCGACAACGACTGCGACACCCGCATCGACGAGGGCATCTCGCGCGCCTGCGGCACCGACGTCGGCGAGTGCACCGCGGGCACGCAGACGTGCGCCGCGGGCGTGTGGGGCGCGTGCAACGACGTGCGCGGCACCCCGGAGACCTGCGACAACCAGGACGACGACTGCAACGGCGTGATCGACGGCATCTCGCGCGCCTGCGGCACCGACGTCGGAGCCTGCCAGGCCGGCACCGAGCTCTGCACCACCGGCACCTGGGGCTCGTGCGTGGGCGCGATCGGGCCCTCGCTCGAGACCTGCAACGCGATCGACGACGACTGCGACACCCGCACCGACGAGGGCAATCCCGGCGGCGGCAGCACGTGTGGATCGAGCATCGGCGAGTGCAGGCCCGGCACGCTCGGCTGCGTCGGCGGATCGCTGACGTGCACCGGCGGCGTGCAGCCCGGCGCCGAGACCTGCGACGGACAGGACGACGACTGCGACGGATCGATCGACGAGGGCGTGCCCTCGATGGGCGCGTGCGGCACGTCGACCGGTGAGTGCGATCCCGGGGTGATGCGCTGTGTCTCCGGCGCGTACGCGTGCGTCGGCGCGATCGGATCGACCGCCGAGGTCTGCAACGGGCTCGACGACGACTGCGACGGATCGACCGACGAGAGCAATCCCGGCGGCGGCGCGAGCTGCGGATCGAGCGTCGGTGAGTGCGGCCCCGGAACGCTCGTGTGCACCGGCGGCGCGCTCACGTGCTCGGGATCCACCGGACCGACTTCGGAGATCTGCGACGGAGAAGACGACGACTGCGACGGGGCGACCGACGAGGGCGTGCCCACCGCGGGCAGCTGCGGATCGAACGTCGGTGAGTGCGGCCCCGGCGTGCTGAGCTGCGTCTCGGGCACCTACAGCTGCGTGGGCTCGCGCGGACCGACGAGCGAGGTCTGCAACGGCCGCGACGACGACTGCGACAGCAGCACCGACGAGAACAATCCCGGCGGCGGCGCGAGCTGCGGCATCGACACCGGCGAGTGCAGCACCGGCACGCTCGCGTGCACCGCGGGTGTGCTGACCTGCACCGGCAACATCGGGCCCGCGGCGGAGACCTGCGACGGTCAGGACGACGACTGCGACGGTGCGACCGACGAGTCGATCCCGACGATGGGCGCGTGTGGCGAGTCGACCGGCGAGTGCGATCCCGGCGTGCTCGCGTGCACCGGAGGATCGTTCCAGTGCATCGGCGCGCGCGGCGCGACGACCGAGGTGTGCAATGCGCTCGACGACGACTGCGATGGTCGCACCGACGAGGGCAATCCGGGCGGCGGCGCGAGCTGCGGATCGACGCTCGGTGAGTGTCGCCCCGGCACGCTCACCTGCAGCGCCGGCACGCTGACCTGCACCGGCGGTGTCACGCCGATGGGCGAGACCTGCGATGGTGAGGACGACGACTGCGACGGTGCGACCGACGAGTCGATCCCGAGCTCGGGCTCGTGCGGATCGGCGGTCGGCGAGTGCGACACCGGCGCGCTGCAGTGCGTCGGCGGCACGTTCACCTGCGTCGGTGATCGCGGCCCCGCGGACGAGCTCTGCAACGGGCTCGACGACGACTGCGACACTCGCACCGACGAGGGCAATCCCGGCGGCGGCGCGAGCTGCGGCACCGACGTCGGCGAGTGCACGCCCGGCACCAGCGCGTGTGTCGGCGGCGTGCTGACCTGCTCCGGCGGGACCACCGGAGCCGCGGAGACCTGCAACACGCGCGACGACGACTGCGATGGTCTCGTCGACGAGGGCAATCCCGGCGGCGGTGCGCGCTGCGGCGCGAGCGACGTCGGAGAGTGCGATTTCGGCGCGCTCGCCTGCACGGGGGGCACGCTGGTGTGCGTCGGCGAGACGACGGGCACGGGCGAGATCTGCGACGGTCGCGACAACGACTGCGACACGCACGTCGACGAGGATGATCCCGAAGGCGGCGCGGCGTGCGGCGTCGACACCGGCGAGTGCAATCCGGGCACGACGCACTGCGTGTCGGGCGCGCTGGTGTGCGACGGCGGTCGGGGCCCGACCGCGGAAGTCTGCAACGGCCTCGACGACGACTGCGACGGAGTCGAGGACGAGGGAATCCCGGTCGGCGCGCCCTGCGGCTCCGACGTCGGCGAGTGCTCGCCCGGCGTCAACATCTGCCGCGACGGAGCGCTGCAGTGCGAGGGCGAGATCGGTCCCGTCGCCGAGATCTGCAACCTGCTCGACGACGACTGCAACGGAAGCATCGACGAGGGCCTGGGCATCGGCCCGGCGTGCGGCACCGACGAAGGTGTGTGCATGGCCGGTCGGATGGAGTGCGTCGACGGCGAGGAGATCTGCGTGGGCGAGATGCCCGGCAGTCCCGAGGTCTGCGACTGCCTGGACAACGACTGCAACGGCTCGACGGATGACCCGCCGGCCGGCGGCAGCCTCTGCCCCGCGGGCAGCACGTGCACCGACTGTCAGTGCGCCCTGCCCTGCGTGGAGAGCGAGTTCGGGTTCCGCTGTCCGAGCGGTCGCTTCCCGCAGGTGAGCGGCGAGACCTGCTTCTGCGTGGCCGAGCGCTGCAACGACACGACGTGCGGCGCGGAGACGATCCGCGACGGCGCGGGTGACGTGCTGTGCGCGCCCGACGATCCGACCGTCGCGCCCTGCGTGTGCCGCGCGAACGCGTGCACGAACCTGTGCGCGCTCTCGAGCTGCGAGCTCCCGCTCGTCTGCGACGACCGGACCGGCACCTGCGTCGAGGACTCGTGCGTCGTGCTGCCCTGCGACGAGGGCGAGGTCTGCGATCGCGAGAGCGACGAGTGCGTGCCCGATCCCTGCCTGAGCGCGGAGTGCGCCGCCGATCAGGCGTGTCGCGACGGAACGTGCGAGACGAGCTGTGCGCACGTCGAGTGCGATGCCGGCGATCACTGCGTACACGGCGCCTGCGTGCCCGACCAGTGCGAAGAGATCGAGTGCGGAGACGAGGTCTGCGACCCCGAGACCGGCGGGTGCGTGCCCGACGCGTGCGAGGGAGTCACTTGTCGCGGCAGCGACGAGTGCGACCCGACGAGCGGTGACTGCGTCGCCGATCCCTGCGAGCGACTGCACTGCCCCGACGGAGAGATCTGCGTGGACGGCGAGTGCGCGCTCGAGCCCAGGCCGGGCACCGACGCTGGTGTGATCGGACCGATGGACGGCGGAAACGGATCGCCCGACGCGGGCGACGGAGGCAGCGGCGACGGGCGCACGCGCGTGCTCGCCGCGGGCGGTGGCGGCTGCATCTGCGCGGTGCACGAGCAGCGCGCGCCCGGTGGGCTCGCGTGGAGCGTGCTCGCCGCGCTGGGGATCGCGATCGTCGCGCGTCGTCGTCGAGGTGCGCGATGA
- a CDS encoding MopE-related protein has protein sequence MVPGLRMVPGLRSAALAMLMLAGCTVDPYCFDCVEDAGGMDAQVGQDAGQDAAPIDAYREDTGSDAGPDLPDGCTPGAVERCNLADDDCDMRIDEGIDTSTDLAHCGGCNQRCAPDHAFGECVDGVCTFSACDVGFYDLDPTRDGCEYRCPYTDDEDTRCDRADNDCDGRVDENFDLSSDPSNCGTCGFACRFAHASGTCSGGSCELGACEPGFVDVDGNPANGCEYSCTPSETGVETCNLRDDDCNGHIDEGDPGGGATCGSSSGECRTGIEHCVGGAITCTGGVSPSVELCNGRDDDCDGTTDDGNPQGGRLCGTGVGACEPGRQVCTGGTLVCTGAITSIDEICNGLDDDCDERIDEGDPGGGASCASDAGECTAGAQHCRGGVIACEGAVGPTIETCDGQDDDCDGNTDEGNPGGGARCGTDVGTCTAGTRVCTGGALVCTGGVGAGTETCDALDNDCDSRVDEGNPGGGASCGSDTGECTAGVQVCQAGGFVCTGAVGPTTESCDGQDDDCDGNTDEGNPGGGGSCGVETGACVAGTRVCTGGALVCTGSVGPGVETCNSIDDDCDGSVDEGNPGGGAACGNGTGECNQGALQCVGGALVCAGSTGPTTEVCDGQDDDCDGNTDEGNPGGGAQCGTDVGACAPGTRVCTSGTLVCTGAVGPGTESCDGLDNDCDGNTDEGNPGGGASCGVDTGECSFGSRVCTGGALVCSGGVGPSTETCDGQDDDCDGNTDEGNPGGGGLCGSDVGTCRPGTRVCTGGSLVCTGATGATTETCDALDNDCDTRVDEGNPGGGASCGIDTGECSFGSRVCTGGALVCSGGLGPSIEVCDTQDDDCDGMVDEGFNLSSDVNHCGACGNVCTIPGAIPRCTMSTCGIQACQTGRYDLDGLPGNGCEYACDVAGAEACNGRDDDCDGRIDESLTPPATFCNPNGVCAGTTAVCTSGGWVCNYPAASYQTTETRCDGLDNDCDGSIDEPFPLRGTACNNGELGACRRAGTYVCNGAGTGVTCNAPASGGGTTEICDGLDNDCDGTLDDGAPVSWVRFTSGTSSRWIMQYEASRPDSTSATTGVLSHRVCSQASRMPWTQVTYAQAQAACATVGARLCTETEWRDACRSSGGSCRWSYGSSCSTYSSATCNGNDYDPVAGAPDTDVVLATGSLPMCYASWGATEALRVFDMSGNVEEWAERRSMGVNPIRGGATNDTAGGMECGFDFVVAGDTYNTPTVGFRCCRGTAP, from the coding sequence ATGGTTCCTGGGCTGCGCATGGTTCCTGGGCTGCGCAGTGCCGCGCTCGCGATGCTGATGCTCGCGGGCTGTACCGTGGACCCTTATTGCTTCGACTGCGTCGAGGACGCCGGCGGGATGGACGCGCAGGTCGGCCAGGACGCGGGGCAGGACGCCGCGCCGATCGACGCGTACCGGGAGGACACCGGGAGCGACGCGGGGCCCGATCTGCCCGACGGCTGCACGCCGGGCGCGGTCGAGCGCTGCAATCTCGCCGACGACGACTGCGACATGCGGATCGACGAGGGGATCGACACCTCGACCGATCTCGCTCACTGCGGTGGGTGCAACCAGCGCTGCGCGCCCGATCACGCGTTCGGCGAGTGCGTGGACGGAGTCTGCACGTTCAGCGCGTGTGACGTGGGGTTCTACGATCTCGACCCCACGCGCGACGGCTGCGAGTACCGCTGTCCGTACACCGACGACGAAGACACCCGATGTGATCGCGCGGACAACGACTGCGACGGTCGCGTCGACGAGAACTTCGATCTGAGCAGCGACCCCAGCAATTGCGGCACCTGCGGCTTCGCGTGTCGGTTCGCGCACGCGAGCGGCACCTGCAGCGGCGGGAGCTGCGAGCTCGGCGCGTGCGAGCCGGGGTTCGTCGACGTCGACGGCAATCCGGCGAACGGCTGCGAGTACAGCTGCACGCCGAGCGAGACCGGTGTCGAGACGTGCAATCTGCGCGACGACGACTGCAATGGTCACATCGACGAGGGTGACCCCGGCGGCGGCGCGACCTGCGGCAGCTCGTCGGGCGAGTGCCGCACCGGCATCGAGCACTGCGTCGGCGGCGCGATCACCTGCACCGGCGGCGTGTCGCCCTCGGTCGAGCTCTGCAACGGGCGTGACGACGACTGCGACGGAACGACCGACGACGGCAATCCCCAGGGCGGTCGCCTCTGCGGCACCGGCGTCGGTGCGTGCGAGCCGGGACGCCAGGTCTGCACCGGCGGCACTCTGGTGTGCACCGGGGCGATCACCTCGATCGACGAGATCTGCAACGGCCTCGACGACGACTGCGACGAGCGCATCGACGAGGGCGATCCCGGCGGCGGCGCGAGCTGCGCGAGCGACGCCGGCGAGTGCACCGCGGGCGCACAGCACTGTCGCGGCGGCGTGATCGCGTGCGAGGGCGCGGTCGGCCCGACGATCGAGACCTGCGACGGGCAGGACGACGACTGCGACGGCAACACCGACGAGGGCAATCCCGGCGGCGGCGCGCGCTGCGGCACCGACGTCGGCACCTGCACCGCGGGCACCCGCGTGTGCACCGGCGGAGCGCTGGTGTGCACCGGCGGAGTCGGAGCGGGCACCGAGACCTGCGACGCGCTCGACAACGACTGCGACTCTCGCGTCGACGAGGGCAATCCCGGCGGCGGCGCGAGCTGCGGCAGCGACACCGGCGAGTGCACCGCGGGCGTGCAGGTCTGTCAGGCGGGCGGATTCGTGTGCACCGGCGCGGTCGGTCCGACCACCGAGTCGTGCGACGGGCAGGACGACGACTGCGACGGCAACACCGACGAGGGCAATCCCGGCGGCGGCGGCAGCTGCGGTGTCGAGACCGGTGCGTGCGTCGCGGGAACGCGGGTGTGCACCGGCGGAGCGCTGGTGTGCACCGGCTCGGTCGGGCCCGGCGTCGAGACGTGCAATTCGATCGACGACGACTGCGACGGATCGGTCGACGAGGGCAATCCCGGCGGTGGCGCCGCGTGTGGAAACGGCACCGGCGAGTGCAATCAAGGAGCGCTGCAGTGCGTCGGCGGAGCGCTGGTGTGCGCGGGTAGCACCGGCCCGACGACCGAAGTCTGCGACGGACAGGACGACGACTGCGACGGCAACACCGACGAGGGCAATCCCGGCGGCGGCGCGCAGTGCGGCACCGACGTGGGCGCGTGCGCGCCCGGCACCCGCGTGTGCACGAGCGGAACGCTGGTGTGCACCGGCGCCGTCGGGCCGGGCACGGAGAGCTGCGACGGTCTCGACAACGACTGCGACGGGAACACCGACGAGGGCAATCCCGGCGGCGGCGCGAGCTGCGGTGTCGACACCGGTGAGTGCAGCTTCGGCTCGCGGGTGTGCACCGGCGGAGCGCTGGTGTGCAGCGGCGGAGTCGGGCCGAGCACCGAGACCTGCGACGGACAGGACGACGACTGCGACGGGAACACCGACGAGGGCAATCCCGGCGGCGGCGGCCTGTGCGGCAGTGACGTCGGCACCTGTCGCCCGGGCACCCGCGTGTGCACCGGCGGATCGCTCGTGTGCACCGGCGCGACCGGCGCGACGACCGAGACCTGTGACGCGCTCGACAACGACTGCGACACCCGCGTCGACGAGGGCAATCCCGGCGGCGGCGCGAGCTGCGGCATCGACACCGGCGAGTGCAGCTTCGGCTCGCGGGTCTGCACGGGAGGCGCGCTGGTGTGCTCGGGCGGCCTCGGACCGAGCATCGAAGTCTGCGACACCCAGGACGACGACTGCGATGGAATGGTCGACGAGGGCTTCAATCTCTCGAGCGACGTGAACCACTGCGGTGCATGCGGGAACGTGTGCACGATCCCCGGCGCGATCCCGCGCTGCACGATGTCGACCTGCGGGATCCAGGCGTGCCAGACCGGCCGCTACGACCTCGACGGTCTGCCCGGGAACGGCTGCGAGTACGCCTGTGACGTCGCGGGCGCCGAGGCGTGCAACGGGCGCGACGACGACTGCGATGGTCGCATCGACGAGTCGCTCACGCCGCCCGCGACGTTCTGCAATCCGAACGGCGTGTGCGCCGGGACGACCGCGGTGTGCACCAGCGGCGGTTGGGTCTGCAACTACCCCGCTGCGTCGTACCAGACGACCGAGACGCGCTGCGACGGGCTCGACAACGACTGCGACGGCAGCATCGACGAGCCCTTCCCGCTGCGCGGCACCGCCTGCAACAACGGCGAGCTCGGCGCGTGCCGGCGCGCCGGCACCTACGTGTGCAACGGCGCGGGCACCGGCGTGACGTGCAATGCGCCGGCGAGCGGCGGCGGCACCACCGAGATCTGCGACGGCCTCGACAACGACTGCGACGGCACGCTGGACGACGGAGCGCCGGTGTCGTGGGTGCGCTTCACGTCGGGCACGAGCTCGCGGTGGATCATGCAGTACGAGGCGTCGCGCCCCGACTCGACGTCCGCGACGACCGGCGTGCTGAGCCACCGCGTGTGCTCGCAGGCGTCGCGCATGCCGTGGACGCAGGTGACCTACGCGCAGGCCCAGGCCGCGTGCGCGACGGTCGGCGCGCGGCTGTGCACGGAGACGGAGTGGCGCGACGCGTGTCGCTCGTCGGGCGGGAGCTGTCGCTGGTCGTACGGGTCGTCGTGCTCGACGTACTCGTCGGCGACGTGCAACGGCAACGACTACGACCCGGTCGCGGGCGCGCCCGACACCGACGTGGTGCTCGCGACGGGCTCGCTGCCGATGTGTTACGCGAGCTGGGGCGCGACCGAGGCGCTGCGCGTCTTCGACATGTCCGGCAACGTCGAGGAGTGGGCGGAGCGCCGCAGCATGGGCGTGAACCCGATCCGCGGCGGCGCGACGAACGACACCGCGGGCGGCATGGAGTGCGGCTTCGACTTCGTCGTCGCGGGCGACACCTACAACACCCCGACCGTCGGCTTCCGCTGCTGTCGCGGCACCGCGCCGTAG
- a CDS encoding cyclic-phosphate processing receiver domain-containing protein: MASHVRLWLDDQVPAPEGWTTVTNVDAARSLLESGVDTISLGDRLDASHGHRLALLVWMMRTGTWPRERPEVHGSRRLEITAMKLALDAAWPLRERVARAARAAERAIETTGVSRIAENAVQTTRSLIARRTARAT, from the coding sequence ATGGCATCGCACGTTCGACTCTGGCTGGACGACCAGGTCCCCGCGCCCGAAGGCTGGACCACGGTCACCAACGTCGACGCGGCGCGCTCGCTGCTCGAGTCCGGCGTCGACACGATCTCGCTCGGTGACCGGCTCGACGCGAGCCACGGGCACCGCCTCGCGCTCCTGGTCTGGATGATGCGCACCGGCACCTGGCCCCGCGAGCGCCCCGAGGTCCACGGCTCGCGTCGGCTCGAGATCACGGCGATGAAGCTCGCGCTCGACGCCGCGTGGCCGCTGCGCGAGCGAGTGGCCCGCGCGGCGCGCGCCGCGGAGCGCGCGATCGAGACGACGGGCGTGAGCCGCATCGCGGAGAACGCGGTGCAGACGACGCGCTCGCTGATCGCCCGCCGCACCGCGCGCGCCACCTGA
- a CDS encoding J domain-containing protein yields the protein MTELFAPVVSIAKTQRGRFFWAAWWSAPPALHPFRKPDASNGGASTYEEAKQEAERVAERALIEVDARWARACVRVMRGMPPFTPSELRAAREGASESVRARRVPDAAPQSLWTVLGVDPKASVAEIKRAYRARALETHPDQGGDADAFRALHAAYERAIARREKQAKRPKKRAPE from the coding sequence GTGACCGAGCTCTTCGCCCCCGTCGTCTCGATCGCGAAGACGCAGCGCGGCCGCTTCTTCTGGGCTGCGTGGTGGAGCGCGCCGCCCGCGCTGCACCCGTTCCGCAAGCCCGACGCGTCGAACGGCGGCGCGAGCACCTACGAGGAGGCGAAGCAGGAGGCCGAGCGGGTCGCGGAGCGCGCGCTCATCGAGGTCGACGCGCGCTGGGCGCGTGCGTGCGTGCGCGTGATGCGCGGCATGCCGCCGTTCACGCCGTCGGAGCTGCGCGCGGCGCGGGAGGGCGCGAGCGAGAGCGTGCGCGCGCGCCGGGTCCCCGATGCGGCGCCGCAGAGCCTGTGGACGGTGCTCGGCGTCGATCCGAAGGCGAGCGTCGCCGAGATCAAACGCGCGTACCGGGCGCGCGCGCTCGAGACGCATCCCGATCAGGGCGGCGATGCCGATGCGTTCCGCGCGCTGCACGCGGCCTACGAGCGCGCGATCGCGCGCCGCGAGAAGCAGGCGAAGCGACCGAAGAAGCGCGCGCCGGAGTGA
- a CDS encoding SDR family oxidoreductase gives MKKLQDAVVVITGASSGIGRATARAFAARRARVVLAARREAALDEVARECEQAGGRALVVPTDVTELEAVEHLAARAVDAFGRIDVWVNNAAVAVFGRFEDTPYDAFRRVIDVNLLGYVHGARAALPRFRDAGRGVLINIASILARLTQPYMSAYVMSKHAIEALSDCLRQELVGSGIEVCTVLPAAIDTPLWQRSANYTGHVVEPPPPVYRPERVARTIVSLAERPRRMAYAGNAGRVLTWQQRLAPGLGARFVGAAMERVTIRDDEAPVSDGNIFMPLSDHHATGGDWTEGASLLRAIVRFARRALRGEGPSRLATGR, from the coding sequence ATGAAGAAGCTGCAGGACGCGGTCGTCGTGATCACCGGCGCATCGAGCGGCATCGGTCGCGCCACCGCGCGCGCGTTCGCGGCCCGACGCGCTCGAGTCGTGCTCGCCGCGCGACGCGAGGCCGCGCTCGACGAGGTGGCGCGCGAGTGCGAGCAGGCGGGCGGTCGCGCGCTCGTGGTGCCCACCGACGTGACCGAGCTCGAGGCCGTCGAGCACCTCGCAGCGCGCGCGGTCGACGCGTTCGGTCGCATCGACGTGTGGGTCAACAACGCGGCGGTCGCGGTGTTCGGGCGCTTCGAGGACACGCCCTACGACGCGTTCCGGCGCGTGATCGACGTGAACCTGCTCGGCTACGTGCACGGCGCGCGCGCCGCGTTGCCGCGCTTCCGGGACGCAGGACGCGGCGTGCTGATCAACATCGCGTCGATCCTCGCGCGCCTGACCCAGCCGTACATGAGCGCGTACGTGATGTCGAAGCACGCGATCGAGGCGCTCTCGGACTGCCTGCGACAGGAGCTCGTCGGCTCGGGGATCGAGGTGTGCACCGTGCTGCCCGCGGCGATCGACACGCCGCTGTGGCAGCGATCCGCGAACTACACCGGGCACGTCGTCGAGCCGCCGCCGCCGGTGTACCGGCCGGAGCGCGTCGCGCGCACGATCGTCTCGCTCGCCGAGCGACCGCGACGCATGGCCTACGCGGGCAACGCAGGGCGCGTGCTGACGTGGCAGCAGCGGCTCGCGCCGGGCCTCGGCGCGCGCTTCGTCGGCGCGGCGATGGAGCGCGTCACGATCCGCGACGACGAAGCACCGGTGAGCGACGGCAACATCTTCATGCCGCTCTCCGACCATCACGCGACCGGCGGCGATTGGACCGAGGGTGCCAGTCTGCTCCGCGCGATCGTGCGGTTCGCGAGACGAGCGCTGCGTGGCGAGGGGCCCAGTCGGCTCGCCACCGGTCGCTGA
- a CDS encoding nuclear transport factor 2 family protein has product MSATPIRDRLVELVRACETGHTLDAIERFYAEDVVVFENYERARAGRAACVEYERAALAEQPRPPKLVARAMAADEARGVSFVEWVIRFEGRDGRPMRLEEVAVQRWSGGAIVEERFYYEGAIDEGES; this is encoded by the coding sequence ATGAGCGCCACGCCGATCCGTGATCGCCTCGTCGAGCTCGTCCGCGCCTGCGAGACGGGCCACACGCTCGACGCGATCGAGCGCTTCTACGCCGAGGACGTCGTCGTGTTCGAGAACTACGAGCGCGCGCGGGCAGGGCGGGCGGCGTGCGTCGAGTACGAGCGGGCCGCGCTGGCCGAGCAGCCGCGTCCGCCGAAGCTCGTCGCGCGCGCGATGGCGGCGGACGAAGCGCGCGGCGTGTCGTTCGTCGAGTGGGTGATCCGCTTCGAGGGCCGCGACGGACGTCCGATGCGCCTCGAGGAGGTCGCGGTGCAGCGCTGGTCCGGCGGCGCGATCGTGGAGGAGCGCTTCTATTACGAGGGCGCGATCGACGAAGGCGAGTCGTGA